One genomic region from Cucumis melo cultivar AY chromosome 9, USDA_Cmelo_AY_1.0, whole genome shotgun sequence encodes:
- the LOC103504191 gene encoding transmembrane 9 superfamily member 3-like has translation MFPLSCRRFPDRSMKDSLIFTLLWIAICAIQVAPDASNHRYSEGDSVPLYANKVGPFHNPSETYRYFDLPFCSPGDVKEKKEALGEVLNGDRLVSAPYKLDFKREKDTEVACKSKLSKKEVAQFRAAVKKDYYFQMYYDDLPIWGFIGKVDREGRDDPSEYKYFLFKHIQFDISYNRDRVIEISARMDPHSVVDLTEDKDVDVEFMYTVKWRETDTPFEKRMDKYSQSSSLPHHLEIHWFSIINSCVTVLLLTGFLATILMRVLKNDFMKYAQDEEAADDQEETGWKYIHGDVFRFPKYKSLFAAALGSGTQLFTLTVFIFMLALVGVFYPYNRGALFTALVVIYALTSGIAGYTASSFYCQLEGTNWVRNLLLTGCLFCGPLFATFCFLNTVAIVYNATAALPFGTIVVIVLIWTLVTSPLLVLGGIAGKNSRIEFQAPCRTTKYPREIPQLPWYRSTVPQMAMAGFLPFSAIYIELYYIFASVWGHKIYTIYSILFIVFIILLIVTAFITVALTYFQLTAEDHEWWWRSFLCGGSTGLFIYGYCLYYYYARSDMSGFMQTSFFFGYMACICYGFFLMLGTVGFRAALFFVRHIYRSIKCE, from the exons ATGTTCCCTCTCTCTTGCCGGAGATTTCCTGATCGGAGCATGAAGGACTCTCTGATCTTCACCCTTTTGTGGATCGCAATCTGTGCCATTCAGGTGGCACCAGATGCCTCCAATCACCGCTACAGCGAAGGCGACTCTGTTCCTCTTTACGCTAATAAGGTCGGCCCATTTCACAATCCCag TGAAACCTACCGCTACTTTGATCTGCCTTTCTGCTCACCAG GTGatgtaaaagagaaaaaggaagctCTTGGTGAGGTGTTGAATGGAGACCGTCTTGTTAGTGCTCCCTACAAGCTTGAttttaaaagagagaaagataCAGAAGTTGCTTGTAAAAGCAAGCTGTCAAAGAAAGAAGTTGCTCAGTTTCGAGCTGCAGTGAAGAAAGATTATTACTTTCAGATGTATTATGATGATTTGCCTATCTGGGGTTTTATTGGAAAGGTTGATAGGGAAGGCAGGGATGATCCAAGTGAATATAAATATTTCCTGTTCAAGCACATCCAATTTGACATTTCCTACAATAGAGATCGTGTGATTGAAATTAGTGCTCGAATGGATCCTCATTCTGTAGTGGACCTGACTGAGGACAAGGATGTTGATGTCGAGTTCATGTATACTGTGAAGTGGAGGGAAACAGATACTCCCTTTGAGAAAAGGATGGATAAGTACTCACAGTCTTCTTCATTACCACATCACTTGGAAATTCATTGGTTTTCAATTATTAACTCTTGTGTAACGGTCCTTCTTTTGACCGGTTTTCTTGCCACTATTCTGATGCGTGTCTTGAAGAATGACTTTATGAA GTATGCACAAGACGAGGAAGCAGCTGATGATCAAGAAGAGACGGGCTGGAAATACATCCATGGCGATGTTTTTCGATTCCCTAAGTACAAGTCATTGTTTGCGGCAGCCCTTGGCTCTGGCACCCAGTTGTTTACTCT tACAGTTTTCATATTTATGTTGGCACTAGTTGGTGTGTTTTATCCATACAACCGAGGAGCTTTGTTTACTGCCCTGGTGGTCATATACGCACTCACGTCTGGGATTGCAGGATATACAGCTTCCTCATTCTATTGCCAACTTGAAGGAACAAACTGG GTGAGGAATCTGTTGCTGACGGGTTGCCTCTTCTGTGGACCTCTTTTTGCCACATTCTGCTTCCTTAACACTGTCGCTATAGTTTACAACGCAACAGCTGCACTTCCCTTTGGCACAATTGTGGTGATAGTTCTCATATGGACATTAGTAACATCACCATTGCTTGTTTTGGGTGGTATAGCAGGAAAAAATAGTCGGATTGAATTTCAAGCTCCATGTCGCACCACAAAGTATCCTAGAGAGATTCCACAGTTACCTTGGTATAGAAGTACTGTTCCTCAGATGGCAATGGCAGGGTTTCTCCCATTCAGTGCTATATACATTGAGCTTTACTACATATTTGCTAGTGTCTGGGGTCACAAAATATACACAATTTACAGTATTTTATTTATCGTCTTCATCATCCTTTTGATAGTTACTGCTTTCATTACCGTGGCTTTGACTTACTTTCAGCTAACTGCTGAAGATCATGAATGGTGGTGGAG ATCTTTTCTATGTGGTGGCTCGACTGGTCTGTTCATCTATGGTTACTGCCTGTACTATTACTACGCACGCTCAGATATGTCGGGCTTCATGCAAACTTCTTTCTTTTTCGGGTACATGGCTTGCATCTGCTATGGCTTCTTTCTGATGCTCGGAACTGTAGGCTTCCGTGCAGCCCTGTTCTTCGTTCGTCACATCTATCGATCGATCAAATGCGAGTAG